Proteins from one Scyliorhinus canicula chromosome 6, sScyCan1.1, whole genome shotgun sequence genomic window:
- the LOC119967857 gene encoding zinc finger protein 345-like — MEKLWKCWDCGKGFRSPSQLKIHRHTHTGERPFTCSVCGKSFAQSFNLVSHQLVHTEERPFKCSDCEKSFKNNVGLVQHQQVHTEERPFKCSVCEKSFKSNVGLVQHQHVHTEERPFKCSLCRESFKSSGGLNQHQLVHSEERPFQCTLCEKCFKSNAGLIQHQQVHSEERPFKCSACGKCLKTCEGLIQHQQVHSEERPFKCFVCGKCFKSNEGLIQHQQVHSEERPFKCSACGKCLKSNEGLIQHQQVHNEERPFSCSQCEKSFRQLSHLTEHLRVHTGERSLSCPVCGKGFTSASDLAEHLCVHTGERPFTCSMCGRGFTCASHLAEHKRVHTGERPFNCPVCGKGFTCAFHLTEHLRVHTGERPFICSMCAKVFTSASHLTEHLRVHTGEIIHLLSVWQEVQTAFHPH, encoded by the coding sequence atggagaaactgtggaaatgttgggactgcgggaagggattcagatccccATCTCAGCTGAAAattcatcgacacacacacaccggggagagaccattcacctgctctgtgtgtggcaaAAGTTTTGCTCAGTCATTTAATCTCGTGTCACACCAGCTAGTTCACACCGAGGAGAGACCTTtcaaatgttctgactgtgagaaaagCTTTAAGAACAATGTGGGGTTAGTTCAACACCAGCAAgtccacactgaggagagacctttcaaatgttctgtctgTGAGAAAAGCTTTAAGAGCAACGTGGGGTTAGTTCAACACCAGCATGTCCACACCGAGGAGAGACCTTTCAAATGCTCTCTCTGTAGGGAGAGTTTTAAGAGTTCTGGAGGTTTAAATCAACACCAACTAGTTCACTCTGAGGAAAGACCTTTTCAATGCACTCTATGTGAGAAGTGTTTTAAGAGCAATGCGGGTTTAATTCAACATCAGCAAGTTCACTCGgaggagagaccttttaaatgctctGCCTGCGGGAAGTGTTTGAAGACCTGTGAGGGCTTAATTCAACATCAACaagttcacagtgaggagagaccttttaaatgctttGTCTGCGGGAAGTGTTTTAAGAGCAACGAGGGTTTAATTCAACATCAACAAGTTCACTCTGAGGAAAGGCCTTTCAAATGCTCTGCCTGTGGAAAGTGTTTGAAGAGCAACGAGGGTTTAATTCAACATCAACAAGTTCACAatgaggagagaccgttcagttgctctcagtgtgagaagagcTTCAGGCAATTGTCTCACCTCACTGAGCATttgcgtgttcacactggggagaggtcccTTAGTTgccccgtgtgtgggaagggattcacttctgCTTCCGACCTTGCTGAACACCTGtgtgttcacacaggggagaggcccttcacttgctccatgtgtgggagaGGATTCACTTGTGCTTCCCACCTCGCAGAACAcaagcgtgttcacactggggagaggccattcaattgccccgtgtgtgggaagggattcacttgtgcCTTCCACCTGACTGAACATCTGCGTGTTCACACTGGCGAGAggcccttcatttgctccatgtGTGCGAAGGTATTCACTTCTGCTTCCCACCTGACTGAGCACctacgtgttcacactggggagatcattcacctgctctcagtatGGCAAGAAGTCCAGACAGCATTCCACCCTCACTAA